The DNA region AATTTTTGAACTTTTAATAAGTGTTTAGTCATATAAAGGCCACACTCATGTTCCTCCTACACAATATCAtgctttgattatttttaagtttcaaGAGACAAGAGTATCCACTTCCTTTGGATTTCATACTTTCCGTGTTTCTGATGCATGTAACAATTTTATTGTCCCACAGCGGAGCAATGCTGTGTTGGGACATATCCTAGGTATAGGGTGGAGAAATGAAAGGCTGGACACTTGTAGTGCATAAGACAcacttgagagaaaaaaaaaagaagaaataatacATATCATTCCATTTTATTGTGTGAATAATGAGAATACACCTGTAGATACAAAAGAAACAATCATTAGAGACAAGAAAActattatgtttgattttttgtttgggGTGATCCAAATTAATTTTGGAGAGTAAATTCAGTTTTGCAAACATCACTTGTGAGGTTTGAGGTGTGTTAACGAGGAAAAATTATAAACCTTTCCTGTCTTTGGAGTGGTCGATGATACACCGGAGCTGCTGTCTGAGGTTTACTCACTCCCATTGTAGTCATACCATTAACCGGAACAATAATTCCCATAGCATAGTAATTGCAACGTACAAAAGACAAATTAgtcaagaagaaaagagaaacagaaattataaataaataaaaaaatcaagataaaaTGAATGTATGTTTTGTTTCCTATGATTACTTAAATGAATGAACGGAAGCATTGTTTAAAGCAGTACAAATTAATGTAAGCACGCGCGAAAGAAGTACTCATAACTTGCGGTAAATGCGATTTATACAAGTTCCACCAACTCCATTCAGTAACTCTGGGTgaatttcctcttctttttatttttgaaagaatcCTCTTAATTTTACTGTTATCCGTAGGAAATAGTGTTTACtatcaaaattgtaaaatattcTTGATacgtattaataataatttcgaTTTCGTGATAATTTAATGTTGTTGCTAAGAAATCTTGTGATGATTGTAAACTGAAATACTTGACTATATATCACATTAATTCATTTGCTGGTTTTGACTCTTCTTTTGATGTGTTTTGCTCATAGctgtatttataatttataataatttaaaatcattgaATTCCTTATTTGTTTGTTGACAATAACAAATTATAGGTTTCTCCATTTGTATTTTTTCGTTTCATAGTTTAGAGTTTACACAtatttgaaaaccaaaaaacaataataataataataataatatattattattattatgtgaatACTTTTTGTTAGagatctttatttttaatttgttattaagtTACTACATAATTAACGGTTCAttctcatattttaattaacttatttttttcctctctccctcttttacataattaactatattcttaaaaaatatagaaagataGAAAGTACTTCTCTTTcccataataataattatatgagCATTAAATGACAAATGAATCCAATAATAACATGCCAATACTGTTTCACCTATTATCCCTGACACTCAGGTTCCTTTACTTACCTCTTTCTATCtactgttttcttttttcttattctacATTAAGACATTTGGTGCTTTTGGCTCATCAACACGTCAGTTTCTCTCTTTACTTCACTTTCATACACATACACATGCTCTTTAGGCTAGCTAGGAGGTTTTCTGATTTATGTCTATGGAAGCAATAGAGAAATTGGACTTGTCTTTTTTTAGCCAAGCCAACACTAACATGAACACATCATCCTTTAGAAAACCACTtttacttatgaaaaataaaatcacattaaataatTACTGCTGCAGTTGCACAATCTGCCATGGATACCATCATAACCAAAGGAAAATCTTCGAATAAACCACTAGTTGTTGCTGGCTGTGTCCCTCAAGGAAGTCGAGATTTGAAAGAGCTCCAAGGGATCAGCATAGTTGGAGTCCAGCAAATCCATCGTGTTGTTGAAATTGTAGAGGAGACTCTAAAAGGTCATGAAGTGCGCCTTTTGACCCGTAAGAAATTGCCCACACTTGACCTTCCAAAGGTTTGAatttcaacttatttttttaattatcatatgGATCCCAATTATTCTGGGGGTTCAAATTTGTTATTCTTCTGTAACAGGTAAGGAAGAACAAGTTTGTTGAGATTCTTCCTATTAATGTTGGTTGTTTAGGTGCTTGCACTTATTGCAAGACAAAGCATGCTCGGGGTCACCTAGGAAGTTACACAATTGATAGCCTTGTAAGTACTATCACAGTGAGCTATATATGTATGCTCGGGATGACCAATATATTTTTCAGTTtgcttataattatattaatccgTAATCAATGCAGGTTAGGCGTGTAAAATCTGTCATATCTGAAGGGGTTTAAGAGATATGGCTTAGCAGTGAGGACACTGGAGCATCTGGTAATTTCTACTGTTGCTCCGAGTCCTTCAGTATCTTTCACTAATTTAAGATATTTGCCGATTTGATCTTATGAAATTTCCTATTAACTTGTGTACGCCTCAAAGCAATTTAGGttgttcaaaataatataaaattgagaGTGGGTTTTATATCGATGGTTTCTTGGGTCATTATGTTTTATAGGTCGTGACATTGGTGTCAATCCTCCAACTTTATTGAATGCCTTAGTAGCAGAACTACCAGCTGATGCAAGCACAATGTTGCGTATCGGAATGACCAATCCACCATATATCCTTGAACACTTGAAATAGATTGCAGAGATTTTGCGGCATCCATGTGTTTACTCTTTTCTGCATGTACCAGTTCAATCTGGAAGTGATACTATTTTGAGTGTAAGtcataaaaattattgataagatTGTCTACTATAATAtgctaaataatatattaactaaTCTGAATGTCTCAGGCAATGAATCGAGAATATACTGTGAGTGAGTTCAGGACTGTTGTAGATACTCTAACTGAGCTTGTGCCAGAGATGCAGATTGCCACTGATATAATATGCAGATTTCCTGGTTAGCAGATGATCTTTGTTATGTGTTCTGTTATATACCGTTACCTGACATGCATAATTTTATGAGCAATAAACGTCTGGTATAAaataactcttgaaattatgAATCATTTTGTATGAAAACATGTCACAGTAATCTAAGCTTGagattcttataaaatttattaaaaaatgacatgTTAAATGGATATTTTGATGAACTGGAAATGTGAAAGAATATTCAGTTAGTCTTTCAGATTATACTGTATTTGATTGAAATGATTTGGAATTCATATAGATATCTGGAATGTATCATACATTGGTCTTAGTAACACTTATTTTTTTGTGCCTTTTCAGGTGAAACTGATGAAGATTTTGTGCAAACTGTCAACCTTATTGAAGAGTACAAGTTCCCTCAAGTTCACATTTCACAATTTTATCCTCGACCAGGTTTCTGATCTGACAACTTAATATTGAACACAACAATTAACATCATTTTAAGGATGAAATCAAACTAGGTACCAAGTCTGTAGTACAGTTTAGAAGTAAGGTTATGATGCCTTAAATCCACAGGgtgctgtgtgtgtgtggtttgtttttcttttcttttcttttttttggggggTGGGGTAGTTGCTGCCTTACCAGTTGCAACTGTGCTTAGAAGGCTAAGGTTGTGTATTTGTTGAGAGCCTTGTGCTCTGAAACACAACCCCAAATTGTACTGGAATGCTTCTTTCGTTCGAAAAGTGCACTTAATAATTGTAGTCTTAATAGATGCATTAATCAGCGATTAGAAGTACTTTGTTCTTCCAAATTTCATTTTACCCATTTTCTAGGTTAACTTGGTAGTTGGTATGAAGGGTCACACAATGTCCAATCCCTTTGGATGATAGCTGAGAGGTGCTTGCCTGAGCTATTGTTTTGTCAATAACATCTTTTCTAATTGTTATGAGCAAATAAAAAGAcgtatttttgtttattaatgaTAATTGATACATGTTTTCTGTACATATGCACAGATAAAATAtactttctttttacttaagtaGCATATGGCAATTTTAGGCAACATGCTATGTGTATTGGGTGttagggtaaaaaaaaaaagattcggGCGGCGGTTGGTGGCCCCTTCGAGAGTTGCGGGTCCTTGCTGCTGCATGAGTGGTAGCTCACGCTCAAAACTCCATTATTGCAATACTGGGGTGGGGGTGGGATTGGAGCTGTTGGGAAATTTGCATTAACCAGGTTTAAATTTTGTTGCTCAGAAAATTAGACCATCTAAATTACCCCCAAAGGTCTGATAGCATTTATATAAGATGCATATACGAgggtatttctttattttcattttaaaataatttttctcactCCTGACAAATGATAATACTATAAAATGATAGGGACACCTGCTGCAAGGATGAAAAAGGTTCCAAGTAATGTGGTTAAGAGAAGAAGCCGTGAACTGACATGTCTTTGAATCCTTCACACCATACTCTGGGATGGAAGGCAAAGTAGAAAGAATTTGGATTACTGATATTGCATCTGATGGAGTTCACTTGGTAAGACAGTGTAATAGATCttgaatcatgatttatttttgttgcttttaaatGTATTCCATTAAATTAAGTCATTTGTTGCATCCAATTCATTTATGGCTGTGGCTGAAGCCTGAACTCTGATTTCTGGTATCTcaatattgaatatttttattgccATGAACCTGCTAAGGTGCCAGGGAAAGAAGTTTAGGGCAAACGTGATATGAGGTTTTCCTATTACGTCTGTTTTTTGCTCATTCCATTTATCAAGAGTAATAttgaaaacatgattttttgtttctaaactTTTAACTGTCTTTTGATAATCATGCAGTGTGTTTCAAAATACAAGCAATAACTCGAGACTAGTTAGTTTAGTTTGCAAACATGTCTTTTTTTCCATGGACTTAAAATGAGAATTCCTGTGAATCACTCCTTTGAACTTGTGGCTTATATATACGTATTTATTTATGGCATATACcatctaattattttatttgtcaatGCCGAAGGTTGGTCATACAAAAGGATATATACAAGTTCTTGTACTTGCTCCAGACAATATGCTGGGAACTTCAGCTGTGGTTAAGATAACATCTGTGGGAAGGTGGTCAGTTTTTGGGGAAATATTTGAGACAATCAACCATGCAAGTGACAATAAAGCTCTAAACAAATTGGTTCCTAATCAGGATTTGCCTTCTCTCTGCGGTGGATTTtcagaagagcaagaatcttgTGCCTGTGGAAATGACATCTGTTGTGGTCAGGAGGGTACTCTCGAAAAGAGTGACAATTCAAGAGGCAGTCAGAACCAAAGCAAAAGAAATTTCATTGGATGGATGCTGAGGAAGCGGGGGCATCTGCACAAAACGGTTGAGAGTGAGCTTGCCTCAGGATCTGTTAAAAAGCAAGAAGGAAGCATGAGGAAGTGGGACTTGGTTGATAAGGTTCTTTTGGGTGGAATATCTATCAGCATCTTGACGATTATGGCTCTAGTAGTAGCTGTTATGTTTCGAGTTATTTGGTCCCAAtaaagattttcattttttccgaATCAATATGTTGTTCCAAAATTTTGACTTGTACAAATTGCTcagattttataaaatgttttgaCATGTATCCGCATCTTGCTTTAGGTTTTACGGCAGTAGTATTGATATATGATGATATGATTCATTAAAAAACCCTTTTGGGGCTTGATTTATGAGAGCGATCTAACTTGCTTGTTATAGCTCATCTAGACTGGGCATTTTGTTGCgcggttaaaaataaaaatattattaggaaGTACATCGCTTGGTAATTTAATAAAGCTGTTACGAGCGCgaagaatatttattttttcatagctGAAACTGAAGCTTTGggatttatgtatatatatatatactttcatACAAAGAAAGTGTGTTTTTGCTAATGAAATTGGAGGGGGACTATGCACATGTTTGCTGTACCCTCTTTAATTTTACGTGTAATGGTGAAGGTCTGTTTATTCATACATTGTGATTATTTGTGCACAATAATAGGTGGTGGATGGATAAAAAGAGAAACAGCAAAGCCGGTCATCATATAAGCATATCTGATTTGGAAGGCAATCTCTTGAAGAAATTAACTGGTACTGATGGCATCTTGCTCCTAAAGCGAGGATGACGCAGCATAAAGAGGCCAATTAGAATTGCAACCACTTGGAAGGGAGTAATGTAAATGAAAACGGCCCAAATGAGTGAGAAGATGATGAAGATAGATGTGGCCCTGGAGTCTCTCCAACCTAGTATGGCTTGAGCTCTTTCTCCTTGAGTAGCCAAATCTCCAACCACAGTTTGTACTCTACCTGCCACACTCCGCAATCTGTCATACCTCATTCTCACAATATCTGAAGGCTTTGTTGTTGGAAAAGTGTCAAATTCCTCGTCCAGTTCATCTGGGTGAGCAGTCTCTGCCTGTGAAAGCCTAGCATCCATGTGGGGTGGATTCCTTGGCCTGAAGCGGTAATTCCAAATCCCGATTACaaacaagtaaagaaaaatGGTGGGCAGTATCAATTCCGGGTAGCAAACCAGTATCAAGAACAAGACGTGAACAAGGCAGGTTGTGATTGGATTTCTCCAAGTGCAGATGTCATCAAACCACTTGCAAACAGCAGTAACTCCTTTGAGGAGTGACATTATGCGATGAAAATTGGCTTTGCTTCTCCTTAGACTCCACATGTGGTAATCCACGTCGAGCATGTACTCAACAGCTTCGCGCCTAAGGGGCGGCTCTGCTCTAGACAGGCGAGCGGCCACAATCTGCATGGCCTGGTGGCGGAGCCAATCTATGTGCCTGACGGGTATGGGTTGGACATAATGCATTTTGGGAAGCAAAGGCCTACCATACTGGGCTACCATGTTAACCCATGCGGTGCAGGTGAACCTCACCGCCAAGTGAAGCTCTCCATTCTTCTTGAGGCCATTGGGTTGGAGAACCAGCAGAGGATAAAAATGAGTATACACCCTATCAGTTTCCAGAGTTGACAACCTGATTCTCACCTTTCCAATTCTCTGATCTCTGGCATCACTGCTCCCATTGATGTGGTGGTTGTCAAATACCCCAACCGTGATGACAGTGCATGGATCATGAACCTCCCAGGTATATTGCTCGTTCCATCGAGGGGAGAGAGTGTCAAGCAGAGTTCTGGTTCGAACCCATTTGTTGCCATACTTGGCCACGCAGTAGGCATCGGTAGTCCTCCCTTCCCTGGCCTTCATGGGCAGCAAGTTGCGGGCACTCAGTATCCCAAGTTCGAGAATTCCAATGTTTTTCTTCCTCAAATGTTTGGAGGATGGCTGAAGATCACTGCTGAAATGCGTGGACTCATCAAGGACGTGGTACCCGGCCTCAAGACACACTCGGAGGTGAATCTTGCTTGAGAACTTGTCCTTCTTTTTCTCTGTTTCCTCCTCGCCAACCGCACTAGGCCTGTGCAAATTGAACCAACGAGAATCGGGGAGCTTCTTGCTGGACTCGTGTCTGGGAGGAACACTTCTCACCGAAATGATCTCCCTTCCTAAGATTTCAACACTAGAACCTACTTTGTCCTCAACAGTCACAATGATAAAATCCTCAAATGGTTCGGCTGCCACAAACATAAGCTCGTCATTCCAAACTGGGTTGATGCCTCTAATTTGAGAAGGCCTTGTGAATCTCATCTGATTCCCCAGCTGTACTCTAACAATGGCGTCCGGGGCCCTTCCTTTATCGGAAGGAACAAGATCCTGAGCCTCGATTACTTGAACTCTAAGATAGTAAAGCTTTGGCGAGAAATATACCTTTGAGCGGGTGTTTGCAAGGTTGGAGTGACTAATGTTGTGAGCATCAGAGTGCCAGGCCTCGGGGAAGGACTCATCCGCTTGTGTTCCCATCCAAACCGCAAGCATGATTTCCccattattatgaattttttggcCCTTCTTGTCCTCCAATATGTACCATTGAGGAGCCAAGGGGCTGTCTGGGGGTACCCGAAGAGGAACCTCAGTGAGATCAAACATAACTCTCCCCACAAAATCATCCTTGACAATGTCCTTATCCTTGACGGTGACTTCAAGCAAATTTGATTGCAGCCTGTCCTTGGAGAAGGCGAAGATTTGATTCCAGACAGGGTTCTGGTTCTTGTCCAAGTGCTTGGTGAGGCCCTTGTAGTTACCAAGCTTGACTTCCACATAAGGGTCA from Glycine soja cultivar W05 chromosome 8, ASM419377v2, whole genome shotgun sequence includes:
- the LOC114422653 gene encoding FT-interacting protein 7-like yields the protein MMNKLVVEVVEASDLMPKDGEGSASPFVEVKFDEQQHSTETRHKDLNPCWNEKLVFNINNPRDLAHKTIEVVVYNNNHNDRNHNNFLGRVRLSGSSIPLSESQASVERYPLEKRGLFSNIRGDIALRCYTLHDHHHHAHAAAEHHHHHPQVDTPPPPAAAAAAEEEEEEYQDTPFQEINPNMNTVLDEEIAVGGGDKKKKKMQKKEKEVRTFHSIPAAPAMETTQRRVDFAKAGPPNVMLMQQIPKQNPEYSLVETSPPLAARLRYRGGRDKISTTYDLVEQMNYLYVNVVKARDLPVKDITGSLDPYVEVKLGNYKGLTKHLDKNQNPVWNQIFAFSKDRLQSNLLEVTVKDKDIVKDDFVGRVMFDLTEVPLRVPPDSPLAPQWYILEDKKGQKIHNNGEIMLAVWMGTQADESFPEAWHSDAHNISHSNLANTRSKVYFSPKLYYLRVQVIEAQDLVPSDKGRAPDAIVRVQLGNQMRFTRPSQIRGINPVWNDELMFVAAEPFEDFIIVTVEDKVGSSVEILGREIISVRSVPPRHESSKKLPDSRWFNLHRPSAVGEEETEKKKDKFSSKIHLRVCLEAGYHVLDESTHFSSDLQPSSKHLRKKNIGILELGILSARNLLPMKAREGRTTDAYCVAKYGNKWVRTRTLLDTLSPRWNEQYTWEVHDPCTVITVGVFDNHHINGSSDARDQRIGKVRIRLSTLETDRVYTHFYPLLVLQPNGLKKNGELHLAVRFTCTAWVNMVAQYGRPLLPKMHYVQPIPVRHIDWLRHQAMQIVAARLSRAEPPLRREAVEYMLDVDYHMWSLRRSKANFHRIMSLLKGVTAVCKWFDDICTWRNPITTCLVHVLFLILVCYPELILPTIFLYLFVIGIWNYRFRPRNPPHMDARLSQAETAHPDELDEEFDTFPTTKPSDIVRMRYDRLRSVAGRVQTVVGDLATQGERAQAILGWRDSRATSIFIIFSLIWAVFIYITPFQVVAILIGLFMLRHPRFRSKMPSVPVNFFKRLPSKSDMLI